The Prosthecobacter fusiformis sequence CGTCGCCGGAGTGAATGCCGCCGACGGCAAACTCCTCTGGAAGACCGACTTCCCCGGCCGCACCGCCGTCATCCCCACCCCCATCTTTAAAGATGGCCAGGTATTCGTCGCCGCCGGATACGGCATCGGCTGCAAGTCCTTCAAGATCGGTCCCGATAACGTCATCGAACCCCTTTATGAAAGCACCGACATGGTCAACCACCATGGCGGTGTCGTCCTCGTCGGTGATCATCTTTATGGTTATTCCGACAAAGCCGGCTGGAGCTGCCTCGACTTCAAAACCGGCGTCGTCCAGTGGACCGAAAAGAAGGCCCTCGGCAAAGGAGCCATCCACAGCGCCGACGGCATGCTCTACCTTCTCGAAGAAAAGACCGGCACCGTCGTCCTAATTGAAGCCAGCCCCACCGCCTGGGAAGAGCACGGCCGCTTCACCCTCCAGCCCCAGACCACCCAACGCAACGCCAAAGGCATGATCTGGACCCACCCCGTCATCAGCAACGGCAAACTCTACCTCCGCGACCAAGAACTCCTCTTCTCCTTCAACGTCAGCGGCATGTAACGGGCGAAACGTTTCAATGGCGCAAACCGGCACATCACAAACCTTCCAGATCCGATCACCAATTGGCGAAAGGACGGGGGCTGCCTGGACGATTACTTCACTTCTATGACCTCTGTTTTGACCCGTCGCCAATTCGCCCAGACTACCGGCTCCGCCGCCATTCTCACTGCTGCAGGCACTCTGCGGGCGCAGCAGAAAGCTGATTCGCAAGAGACTCTGCGCATCGGCCTTGTGGGCTGTGGCGGTCGTGGCACCGGGGCGGCATCCCAGGCCTTGGGGGCGGACTACAATGCCAAGATCGTGGCGATGGCGGACATTGATGACAAGCAGATCGAAACCAGCATCAACAGCCTGTCCCAGAAATATCCGGACCGGGTGGATGTGAAGCCGGACAAGAGGTTCATCGGTCTGGATGCTTATCAGAAGCTCATTGATTGCGGCGTGGATGTGGTCCTGCTCGCCAGCCCTCCAGGATTCCGTCCAGTGCACCTCATGGCAGCGGTGGATGCTGGGAAGCACATCTTTGCCGAGAAGCCGATGGCTGTGGATACCATCGGTTACCACCTGGCCATGGCCGCTGTGAAGAAGGCGGCGGAGAAGAAGCTGAACCTGGTCGCCGGCTTCTGCTGGCGCTACAGCACCTCCCGCAAGGAAGCTTTCTCCCGCATCCAGGACGGCCAGATCGGTGATGTCACCAGCATCCTCGCGACCTATCACACCGGCCCTGTGAAACCGATGCCGCCCGCCAGCGCTCGTACTCCGGAGATGAGCGATGTGGAGTGGCAGATCCGCAACTGGTATAACTTCTCCTGGCTCAGTGCCGACAGCATCGCCGAACAGGCAGTACATAGTATAGATAAGATCTGCTGGGCGATGGGAGACAAACCGCCAGTCAGTTGCATTGCAACGGGCGGCCGTCAGATTCCATCCGAAGGGGGCAACATCTATGACCACTTCCACGCCGCCTTTGAGTGGGGCAACGGCCTTATGTGCCACCTCGCGAACCGCCAGATCAAGGGCTGTGCCGGGCATAACCAGGACATCATCCGTGGGGATAAAGGAGTCCTCATCATTGGCAAAGGCAATGCCCCCTTCATCGACGGACCGAAGCGCTGGCGCTTCCGGGACGAGGAAAAGAACATGTATGACCTGGAGCATGAGGCCCTGTTCAATGCCATCCGCAAGGGCGAGGTCATCAATGACGGAGACCGTATGATGCTTTCCACCCTTGTAGGAATCATGGGACGGGAGGCGGCTTATACAGGGCAGCTTCTCACCTGGCAGCAGATGCTGGATTGCACCCAGGATCTGGCCCCGGATGACCTCAAGTGGGAAGACAGCTTCACTCCGACCCCGATGCCGATGCCTGGGGTGACGCAGTTTCAGCTCCCGGCTCCCAAGAAACCTGAAGATCAGGACCAAGGGAAGAAGTGAGCTTGATGCGGCGGCCATAACGGCGCTTCAGTTTATAGGGTCAGTTCGCTGATCCGCTCCATGACTTCGTCGGCCAGGGCCTGGTATAGGTCCCGGCCGGCGGCGGAGTGGGCTTTGAGGTCAGGATGGTATGGCTTGCCGACGACGAGGCGGATCTGGGCGGGGCGGAGGAACTTGGCCCCACGAGGGTAGGCCTCATAGCTGCCGAAGATACGGACTGGCAGGACTGGGGCGCTGCTCTTGGCAATGAAGAGGCCAACCCCGGCTTCTGCCTTCTGTGGCAGGCCATCAAAGCTGCGGGTGCCTTCGGGAAACATGAGCACTTTCTTGCCGCTCCTGAGAAGGCGGATGGTGGACTTCAAGCTGGAGGCATCGGGCTTGTCTCGGTCCACCGGGATGGTCTGCCAACTGCGCAGGAGCTTGCCTGCCATGGGGTGGTCAAAGAGGCTTTTGCGGGCGAAGAAATAGAGAGGTTCATCAAAGGCCTGGCCGATGAATGGAGGATCCAGAAAGCTGACATGATTGGCCACGATGAGGGCGGGGCCAGTCTGATTCAGGTTCTCTTCGCCAATGACGCGAAAGTCATAGAAGCTTCTCGCGACGGCGCGGAAGATCGTGTGACCGATGCGGTAGGAAAGGTTCATGGGTGAACAGGAATGGCTGGTAGGCGATCGAGGACGGCCTGGACGGCACCTTCGAGGGTAAGGTGGCTATTATCAATGACGACCGCACCTTCTGGAATCACTAGAGGAGAAGCCTTGCGGGTGGAGTCCAGGCGGTCACGCTCAGCCACCTGATCGGTATGGCCTTGGGCCTGACGGCGGGCAGCGCGGACTTCCTCGCTGGCATCGATATAAAACTTCAGGGGGCTGTCTGGGAAGACGACGCTGCCGATGTCCCGCCCTTCCATAACCAGAGGGCCGAGGCTGGAGAGGGCACGCTGATCGGCGACGAGGCGGGCGCGGACTTCCGGCACACGGGCGACGAGGGATACGCCACGGTTTACCGGATCGCTGTTGAGGTCTTCGGCGGTCAAGCGGCGACCGTTGACGGATACCTGGGTCTGGCCATCGGCGACGGGTGAATCAATGAGTATACCCTCGGCGGTACTGCGGACCGTATCCATGTCATTGGGGTCTATACCCGTCTGGAGTACGGCCCAGGTCATGGCGCGGTACATGTTGCCGGTATTCACATAGATATACCCCAGGCGTTGGGCGAGTATGCGGGCGACACTGCTTTTGCCGGAGGCAGCAGGGCCATCAATGGTGATGACGGTATTCATCATTTCAGTTTGCGGGGTGCCCGGGAGATGACGGGGATGGGGTATTCGCCATTTTCGTTCTTTTGAAAAAGGGCGAGGTCATGCTCGAAGCCAGGATAGCTGGTGCCGATGCATTCGGAGCCTTCAATGACAGTTTCACCTTCAGCAAATAGACCGGCGATGGCGAAGGCCATGGCGATGCGGTGGTCGTGATAGGTGGTGATGGTGGCACCTTGCAGCTTGGCACCGCCCTGGATTTCCATCCCGTCTTCGAATTCCGTGACGGTGACGCCCATGCGGCGGAGGTTTTCAGCGACGGCGGCGATACGGTCCGTTTCTTTAACACGAAGCTCATGAGCATCCTGGATACGTGTGGTGCCACGGGCGAGCGCGGCGGCGACGGCGAGGATAGGCAGTTCGTCAATAACGTTGGGGATTTCGGCCCCGCCGATGACGGTGGCATTGAGGTCGCCGCCCTTGACGGTGACGTTACCACGAGGTTCGCCATCGGTGGTTTCCTCGGAATTGTGGATGTGGGCACCCATGCGTAGGAGGACGTTGATGACGCCTGTGCGGGTGGGGTTGAGGCCGACATTCTTGAGGGTGATCTGCTGGCCGGGGCTGGCAGCGGCGGCGACCATCCAGAAAGCGGCGCTGGAGATGTCCCCGGGGACGACAATGTCGGTAGCGCGGGCGGACTGGCCGCCATAGACGGAGATGGCATTGCCTTCTCGGAGCCACTTGATGCCGAAGTGGGACATGATGCGCTCCGTGTGGTTGCGAGTGGCGACAGGCTCAATGACCGTGGTTTTGCCAGGGGCAAAGAGGCCTGCCAAAAGGATGGCGGACTTTACCTGGGCGCTGGCCATGGGCAGAGTGTACGTAATGGCCTGGAGGGAGCCGCCGGTGACCTTGAGCGGGGCGCAGATCTTTTCTCCCTGACCTTCGACTTTCGCACCCATGAGGCGGAGGGGATCGGCCACGCGTTTCATGGGGCGCTTGGAAAGGGAGGCATCCCCGAACATTTCAGTGGTGAATTCCTGGCCGGCAAGGATGCCGGAGAGAAGGCGGATGGTGGTGCCGGAGTTTCCGCAGTCCACAGGGCCAGAGGGGGCTTTGAGCTGGGGGCCATTGCCCGTAATGGCGAGCTTGGTCAGGCCGATGCCGCCGGTTTCTTCGAGAGGATCGACGGTGGCACCCATGGCTTCCATGGCCTTGACTGAGCAGAGGCAATCCTCACTGGGCAGGAAGCCATCAATGATGGTCGTGCCGGAGGCCATGCCGGCAAACATGGCGGCGCGGTGGCTGATGCTTTTATCCCCTGGAACGGAGATTTCAGTGGGGAAGGATTTGAGCTTTCGGACTTTCAGTGTGGCCATGATCAGGAGACGGCCGCCGGGACGGTCCTTCGGAGGGTTTGGGCCTCGGCGAGGAAGCGGCGGAGTTCTTCTTCGTCCGGCTTGCCGAGGATTTCAAGAAGCTCTGTCAGGGTGGCCGAGGCTGCCTGGAGCTGAGAGAGGAGGGCGGTGCGATTTTCCAGGGCGATGCCTGTCCAGAGACCAGGGTCGCCACCTGCGACGCGGGTGGTATCACGGAAGCCGTTGGCGACGCAGGAGACAGCAGTGGGGTCGGTGCGGAGGGCGGCCAGGGTGGTGACTGCGGCCATCATGTGGGGCAGGTGGGAAATGCGGGCGACTTTTTCGTCGTGCTCGTCCGGGGACATTTCGAGGACGTTGCAGCCGAGGGTTTGCCAGAAGGTACGGAGGCGGGTGAGGGGGGAAGCGGACGGGGTCGTCCGCGCTCCGGTTGCTTCTGGTGAGGATGCGGACGGGGGCGTCCGAGCTCCGGTTACTTCTGGTGAGGATGCGGACGGGGGCGTCCGCGCTCCGGTTACTTCTGGTGGGGAAGCGGACGGGGGCGTCCGCGCTCCGGTTACTTCTGGTGGGGAAGCGGACGGGGGCGTCCGCGCTCCGGTTACTTCCGGTGAGGAAGCGGACGGGGGCGTCCGCGCTCCGGTTACTTCCGGTGAGGAAGCGGACGGGGGCGTCCGCGCTCCGGGGGTGATGAGGCAGGTGGCGTTTTGGAAGAGGGAGGCGCGGGCGGTTTCGATGCCGGCTTTTTCAGATCCGGCCATGGGATGGCTGCCGATGAAGCGGGGGCCGAGGATGGGGTCGAGAGCGCGGACGACGCTGCCTTTGACGCTGCCAACATCGGTGATCAAGGTATCTGGGGAGAGGTCGGCCATGGCGATCTGCGCGGCCAGGGCAGGCATGGTCTCTACTGGAGTGCAGAGAATGATGAGGGAGGCCCCGGTGGCTGCGGCGGTGGCATCCGTATAAAACTCAGCCTGGATGCCGCGTGCGAGAATGGCCTCTTGGGCGGATTCCCGCCGGGCCCAGAGCCGGAGAGAGGAACCCGGTAAACGCTCCTGGATGGCGAGCGCAAGGGAACCCCCGAGAAGGCCGGGGCCGTAGATGGCGATGGTTGTCTCTGAACTCACGTGCCTGGCTTAATAGGGCACGCGGAAGATATCACCCGTTTCCGGGTCGCGGGCTTTTTGACCGGCGCGGAGGCCTTCGACGCTGATGATCTTCTTGGAGTCCTTGGGGCTGTAAACGAAACCGGGTTTGCCAGGGACGGCACGGGCAAAGGGCACATCACTGCTTGGAGGCGGGGTGACGGGCGTGGTAGGTGTCGTGGTGGTCGGCGGAGGAACGACCACAACGGGCGGGGTTTCCGTGCCGCCAGGAATGGTGGGCGGCTGGGGGCTCAATGTCAGGCCAGGGTCCACAATGGGGGCACCGGAGGAATCGAGGACGGGGGGATTGATGGGGCCGATGGGCGCATCCAGGGGACCGGGGGCGATGGGCTCCACGTAACGATTGGAATCACCATAACGAGGGGGCTGATCGAGGGACCGGCCCTGGCCTGCAAATGGGCGGGGTTCCGGGCCATAACAGCCAGCGAGGGTGACGGCCAGAGCC is a genomic window containing:
- the aroA gene encoding 3-phosphoshikimate 1-carboxyvinyltransferase, translating into MATLKVRKLKSFPTEISVPGDKSISHRAAMFAGMASGTTIIDGFLPSEDCLCSVKAMEAMGATVDPLEETGGIGLTKLAITGNGPQLKAPSGPVDCGNSGTTIRLLSGILAGQEFTTEMFGDASLSKRPMKRVADPLRLMGAKVEGQGEKICAPLKVTGGSLQAITYTLPMASAQVKSAILLAGLFAPGKTTVIEPVATRNHTERIMSHFGIKWLREGNAISVYGGQSARATDIVVPGDISSAAFWMVAAAASPGQQITLKNVGLNPTRTGVINVLLRMGAHIHNSEETTDGEPRGNVTVKGGDLNATVIGGAEIPNVIDELPILAVAAALARGTTRIQDAHELRVKETDRIAAVAENLRRMGVTVTEFEDGMEIQGGAKLQGATITTYHDHRIAMAFAIAGLFAEGETVIEGSECIGTSYPGFEHDLALFQKNENGEYPIPVISRAPRKLK
- a CDS encoding Gfo/Idh/MocA family protein, producing MTSVLTRRQFAQTTGSAAILTAAGTLRAQQKADSQETLRIGLVGCGGRGTGAASQALGADYNAKIVAMADIDDKQIETSINSLSQKYPDRVDVKPDKRFIGLDAYQKLIDCGVDVVLLASPPGFRPVHLMAAVDAGKHIFAEKPMAVDTIGYHLAMAAVKKAAEKKLNLVAGFCWRYSTSRKEAFSRIQDGQIGDVTSILATYHTGPVKPMPPASARTPEMSDVEWQIRNWYNFSWLSADSIAEQAVHSIDKICWAMGDKPPVSCIATGGRQIPSEGGNIYDHFHAAFEWGNGLMCHLANRQIKGCAGHNQDIIRGDKGVLIIGKGNAPFIDGPKRWRFRDEEKNMYDLEHEALFNAIRKGEVINDGDRMMLSTLVGIMGREAAYTGQLLTWQQMLDCTQDLAPDDLKWEDSFTPTPMPMPGVTQFQLPAPKKPEDQDQGKK
- a CDS encoding lysophospholipid acyltransferase family protein, which translates into the protein MNLSYRIGHTIFRAVARSFYDFRVIGEENLNQTGPALIVANHVSFLDPPFIGQAFDEPLYFFARKSLFDHPMAGKLLRSWQTIPVDRDKPDASSLKSTIRLLRSGKKVLMFPEGTRSFDGLPQKAEAGVGLFIAKSSAPVLPVRIFGSYEAYPRGAKFLRPAQIRLVVGKPYHPDLKAHSAAGRDLYQALADEVMERISELTL
- a CDS encoding prephenate dehydrogenase/arogenate dehydrogenase family protein, with translation MSSETTIAIYGPGLLGGSLALAIQERLPGSSLRLWARRESAQEAILARGIQAEFYTDATAAATGASLIILCTPVETMPALAAQIAMADLSPDTLITDVGSVKGSVVRALDPILGPRFIGSHPMAGSEKAGIETARASLFQNATCLITPGARTPPSASSPEVTGARTPPSASSPEVTGARTPPSASPPEVTGARTPPSASPPEVTGARTPPSASSPEVTGARTPPSASSPEATGARTTPSASPLTRLRTFWQTLGCNVLEMSPDEHDEKVARISHLPHMMAAVTTLAALRTDPTAVSCVANGFRDTTRVAGGDPGLWTGIALENRTALLSQLQAASATLTELLEILGKPDEEELRRFLAEAQTLRRTVPAAVS
- the cmk gene encoding (d)CMP kinase codes for the protein MMNTVITIDGPAASGKSSVARILAQRLGYIYVNTGNMYRAMTWAVLQTGIDPNDMDTVRSTAEGILIDSPVADGQTQVSVNGRRLTAEDLNSDPVNRGVSLVARVPEVRARLVADQRALSSLGPLVMEGRDIGSVVFPDSPLKFYIDASEEVRAARRQAQGHTDQVAERDRLDSTRKASPLVIPEGAVVIDNSHLTLEGAVQAVLDRLPAIPVHP